A single region of the Bacillus cereus genome encodes:
- a CDS encoding alkene reductase: protein MTSSNNKAASIYEGTNINAWGSFENIEKTKLFDSIQIGSWSLRNRIAMAPMTRCFADNETGVVGTDVVEYYRKRAEDGIGLIITEGIVISPRAKGNPGVPGIYTQEQINSWKPVTEAVHKEGGTIIAQIWHVGRMSHHEIIGGQLPQAPSAIAAEGNVPRFRKPFDTPEEMTIEEIKKVIGQYAQAAKNAIEAGFDGVEIHGAHGYLIDQFTYELANKRTDKYGGDLKQRLTFMKEVVQAVIEAVGADKTLLRFSAFKGDNPTYMWENPELALETFVNMFKEAGLTMIHPSTMNYTQVIADGKNFHQLVRKYWDGTIVGVGNLNPKEAEEALQEGTIDVAAFGRPLIANPDFVHRIKRAESLVEYDAKEHLVTLV, encoded by the coding sequence ATGACAAGTTCAAATAATAAAGCGGCAAGTATTTATGAAGGAACAAATATAAATGCTTGGGGATCTTTTGAAAATATTGAAAAGACGAAGTTGTTTGATTCGATTCAAATTGGATCTTGGTCTCTTCGTAATCGTATTGCAATGGCACCGATGACGAGATGTTTTGCAGACAATGAAACCGGAGTAGTTGGCACTGACGTAGTAGAGTATTACCGAAAACGTGCCGAGGATGGGATTGGATTAATTATTACAGAAGGAATTGTTATTAGTCCGAGAGCAAAAGGAAACCCAGGAGTACCAGGGATTTATACACAAGAACAGATCAACTCTTGGAAACCGGTTACGGAGGCAGTACATAAAGAAGGTGGAACGATTATTGCTCAAATATGGCATGTTGGACGCATGAGTCACCATGAAATAATTGGTGGTCAATTGCCGCAAGCACCGTCAGCCATTGCTGCAGAAGGGAATGTTCCACGTTTTCGTAAACCGTTTGATACACCAGAAGAAATGACAATAGAAGAAATAAAGAAAGTAATTGGTCAATATGCACAAGCTGCGAAGAATGCGATAGAAGCTGGATTTGATGGTGTAGAAATTCACGGTGCACACGGATATTTAATTGATCAATTTACTTATGAACTTGCGAATAAGCGAACTGATAAATACGGCGGTGATTTAAAGCAAAGATTAACGTTTATGAAAGAAGTTGTTCAGGCTGTAATTGAAGCAGTTGGAGCTGATAAAACACTTCTTCGCTTCTCTGCCTTTAAAGGTGATAACCCTACTTATATGTGGGAAAATCCTGAACTTGCGCTTGAAACGTTCGTAAATATGTTTAAAGAAGCGGGGTTAACGATGATCCATCCTTCAACGATGAATTATACGCAAGTGATTGCTGACGGAAAGAATTTTCATCAACTAGTAAGAAAATATTGGGATGGTACTATAGTTGGAGTAGGTAATTTGAATCCGAAAGAGGCAGAAGAAGCACTACAAGAAGGAACAATTGATGTAGCAGCATTCGGAAGACCGTTAATTGCTAATCCAGACTTTGTTCATCGCATTAAACGTGCTGAAAGTTTAGTTGAATATGACGCGAAAGAGCATCTTGTAACATTAGTGTGA
- a CDS encoding CarD family transcriptional regulator gives MFQIGDNIVYPMHGAGIIKAIEEKEISGEKQQYYVIKMSASNMEVMIPMGKILNSNIRPVTDLKALTHLIDVFQHGESDRLLTWKQRYKLNTDKIKTGKIQEGAEVVRDLLRMQKEKALNASEKKMLDNAHEFLISELGLIEGITENQIKSFC, from the coding sequence TTGTTTCAAATTGGCGATAACATTGTTTATCCAATGCACGGAGCAGGTATAATTAAAGCCATAGAAGAAAAGGAAATTTCAGGGGAAAAACAACAGTATTATGTTATAAAAATGTCGGCTAGTAATATGGAAGTAATGATTCCTATGGGGAAAATATTGAATTCAAATATACGACCAGTTACAGATTTAAAGGCATTAACACACTTAATAGATGTTTTTCAACATGGGGAATCAGATAGATTACTTACGTGGAAACAAAGGTATAAATTGAACACTGATAAAATAAAAACGGGTAAAATACAAGAAGGTGCTGAAGTTGTACGTGATTTATTGCGTATGCAGAAAGAAAAAGCACTTAATGCAAGCGAAAAGAAAATGTTAGATAACGCACATGAATTTTTGATTAGTGAACTGGGATTAATTGAAGGTATCACAGAAAATCAAATAAAAAGCTTTTGTTAA
- the hutG gene encoding formimidoylglutamase, with protein sequence MEHGHYLKKNAKFIDREVTKWSEMIKDWEEGVEIFGAALIGAPLSKPSISHSGACFAPKTIRAMLDAYSTYAITEEHDMKESVLHDCGDITMHVTDIKESHNRIAKTVGHLTKVNPKMIPIVLGGDHSISFPSITGFANSKGKVGIIQFDAHHDLRNLDDGGPSNGTPFRSLLENDVITGKQLVQIGIRNFSNARTYHEYAKEHGVTVYTMKDVREREIKDLISESIEVLRKQGVTSIYISLDMDVLDQAFAPGCPAIGPGGMDSTTLLDAIEFLGKEPLVQGMDIVEIDPTLDFRDMTSRVAAQVIMSFLLARETISKQVSI encoded by the coding sequence GTGGAGCACGGCCACTATTTAAAGAAAAATGCAAAATTTATTGATCGTGAAGTAACGAAATGGAGTGAGATGATTAAAGATTGGGAGGAAGGCGTAGAAATATTCGGTGCAGCCTTAATTGGTGCACCCCTTTCTAAACCATCTATTAGTCATTCAGGGGCATGTTTTGCACCGAAAACAATTCGTGCGATGTTAGATGCATATAGCACGTACGCAATTACAGAAGAACACGATATGAAAGAAAGTGTTCTTCATGATTGCGGTGATATTACGATGCATGTGACAGATATAAAAGAAAGTCATAACCGAATTGCGAAAACAGTTGGTCACTTGACGAAAGTAAATCCGAAAATGATACCGATTGTTCTTGGTGGTGACCACTCGATTAGTTTCCCGAGTATAACAGGTTTTGCAAATAGTAAAGGAAAGGTCGGTATTATTCAATTTGATGCCCATCATGATTTACGCAATTTAGATGATGGTGGTCCGTCAAATGGTACACCGTTCCGTAGTTTACTAGAAAATGATGTCATTACAGGAAAACAACTCGTTCAAATCGGAATTCGTAATTTTTCAAATGCACGTACGTACCATGAATATGCAAAAGAGCATGGCGTGACAGTGTATACAATGAAAGATGTAAGAGAGCGAGAAATAAAAGATCTTATTTCAGAAAGTATTGAAGTATTAAGAAAACAAGGTGTGACTTCTATTTACATTTCTCTTGATATGGACGTATTAGACCAAGCGTTTGCGCCAGGCTGTCCAGCAATTGGCCCTGGTGGAATGGATAGTACAACTTTACTTGATGCAATTGAATTCCTTGGTAAAGAGCCACTCGTTCAAGGGATGGATATAGTAGAAATTGATCCAACTCTTGATTTTAGGGATATGACGAGTAGAGTAGCTGCGCAAGTGATTATGAGTTTTCTGTTAGCACGAGAAACGATTAGTAAACAGGTTAGTATATAA
- the hutI gene encoding imidazolonepropionase, whose protein sequence is MLDTLLINIGQLLTMDQEDGLLRREAMNTLPVIENGVVGIENGVITFVGTAEEAKGLQAKEVIDCGGKMVSPGLVDPHTHLVFGGSRENEIALKLQGVPYLEILEKGGGILSTVNATKQASKEELVQKAKFHLDRMLSFGVTTVEAKSGYGLDDETEWKQLEATAQLQKEHPIDLVSTFLGAHAVPKEYKGRSKEFLQWMLDLLPEMKEKQLAEFIDIFCETGVFSVEESKEFLLKAKELGFDVKIHADEIDPLGGAEAAAEIGAASADHLVGASDKGIEMLANSNTVATLLPGTTFYLNKESFARGRKMIDEGVAVALATDFNPGSCPTENIQLIMSIAMLKLKMTPEEVWNAVTVNSSYAINRGDVAGKIRVGRKADLVLWDAYNYAYVPYHYGVSHVNTVWKNGNIAYTRGEQSWSTATI, encoded by the coding sequence ATGCTGGACACTTTACTAATAAATATCGGTCAATTACTAACAATGGATCAAGAAGATGGCTTGTTAAGACGGGAAGCGATGAACACGCTTCCTGTTATTGAAAACGGTGTAGTTGGAATTGAAAACGGCGTAATTACTTTCGTTGGAACAGCGGAAGAAGCAAAAGGGCTTCAGGCGAAAGAAGTTATTGATTGCGGCGGGAAAATGGTTTCTCCTGGTCTTGTTGATCCGCACACTCATCTTGTATTTGGTGGATCTCGTGAAAATGAAATCGCACTAAAATTACAAGGAGTTCCGTACCTAGAAATTTTAGAAAAAGGCGGAGGTATTCTTTCAACTGTAAATGCAACGAAGCAGGCGTCGAAAGAAGAACTTGTTCAAAAAGCGAAATTTCATTTAGACCGTATGTTATCTTTTGGTGTGACAACTGTAGAAGCTAAGAGTGGTTACGGATTAGATGACGAGACGGAATGGAAACAATTAGAGGCAACTGCACAATTACAAAAAGAGCATCCAATCGATTTAGTTTCCACATTTTTAGGTGCTCATGCAGTTCCGAAAGAGTATAAAGGTAGATCAAAAGAATTTTTACAATGGATGTTAGACCTACTGCCAGAAATGAAAGAGAAGCAATTAGCTGAATTCATCGATATTTTCTGTGAAACAGGTGTGTTCTCTGTAGAAGAATCAAAAGAATTTTTATTAAAAGCGAAAGAGCTTGGCTTTGACGTGAAAATCCATGCAGATGAAATCGACCCTCTTGGTGGTGCGGAAGCAGCAGCTGAAATTGGTGCAGCATCAGCGGACCATTTAGTTGGCGCTTCTGATAAAGGAATTGAAATGCTTGCAAACTCTAATACAGTAGCGACTTTATTACCAGGAACGACTTTCTATTTAAATAAAGAAAGTTTTGCACGTGGACGCAAAATGATTGATGAAGGTGTAGCAGTTGCTTTAGCTACAGACTTTAACCCAGGTAGCTGTCCAACTGAAAACATTCAGCTTATTATGAGCATTGCGATGTTGAAACTGAAAATGACACCAGAAGAAGTCTGGAATGCGGTAACAGTTAACTCTTCTTACGCAATTAATCGTGGTGATGTAGCTGGGAAAATTAGAGTTGGTCGTAAGGCAGATTTAGTTTTATGGGATGCTTACAATTATGCTTACGTACCGTACCATTACGGCGTAAGTCATGTAAATACAGTGTGGAAGAACGGTAATATCGCATATACAAGAGGTGAACAATCGTGGAGCACGGCCACTATTTAA
- the hutU gene encoding urocanate hydratase, whose protein sequence is MEKVQQTIRAARGTELQTKGWVQEAALRMLMNNLDPEVAEKPEELVVYGGIGRAARNWESYNAIVDSLKTLENDETLLVQSGKPVAIFKSHEDAPRVLLANSNLVPKWANWDHFRELEKKGLMMYGQMTAGSWIYIGTQGILQGTYETFGEAARQHFDGSLKGTVTLTAGLGGMGGAQPLAVTMNGGVVIAIDVDKRSIDRRIEKRYCDLYTESLEEALTIANEYKEKKEPISIGLLGNAAEILPELVKRNITPDLVTDQTSAHDPLNGYIPVGYTLEEAAKLREEDPERYVQLSKESMKKHVEAMLAMQEKGAITFDYGNNIRQVAFDEGLKNAFDFPGFVPAFIRPLFCEGKGPFRWVALSGDPEDIYKTDEVILREFADNEHLCNWIRMARQQVEFQGLPSRICWLGYGERAKFGRIINEMVANGELSAPIVIGRDHLDCGSVASPNRETESMKDGSDAVADWPILNALINSVNGASWVSVHHGGGVGMGYSLHAGMVIVADGTEAAAKRIERVLTSDPGMGVVRHVDAGYDLAVETAKEKGVNIPMMK, encoded by the coding sequence ATGGAAAAAGTACAACAAACAATTCGTGCGGCAAGAGGTACTGAGTTACAAACGAAAGGGTGGGTTCAAGAAGCTGCACTTCGTATGTTAATGAACAATTTAGATCCTGAAGTTGCTGAAAAACCAGAAGAATTAGTTGTATATGGCGGAATTGGCCGTGCAGCTCGTAACTGGGAAAGCTACAATGCAATTGTTGATTCATTAAAAACGTTAGAGAACGATGAAACGTTACTTGTTCAATCAGGAAAACCAGTTGCAATTTTTAAATCACATGAAGATGCACCTCGCGTTCTGTTAGCGAACTCAAACTTAGTACCAAAATGGGCGAACTGGGATCACTTCCGTGAACTGGAGAAAAAAGGTCTTATGATGTACGGCCAAATGACAGCTGGTAGCTGGATTTACATTGGAACACAAGGGATTTTACAAGGAACATATGAAACATTTGGTGAAGCGGCACGTCAACATTTCGATGGATCATTAAAAGGTACAGTAACACTTACTGCTGGTTTAGGTGGTATGGGTGGTGCGCAACCTCTTGCTGTAACGATGAATGGCGGTGTTGTGATCGCTATTGATGTAGATAAGCGTAGTATCGATCGTCGTATTGAAAAGAGATATTGTGATCTGTATACAGAGTCTTTAGAAGAAGCGTTAACTATTGCGAACGAGTATAAAGAGAAGAAAGAACCGATTTCAATCGGATTGTTAGGAAATGCAGCGGAGATTTTACCAGAACTAGTGAAGCGTAATATTACGCCAGATTTAGTTACGGATCAAACATCTGCTCATGATCCATTAAACGGTTATATTCCAGTAGGTTACACGTTAGAAGAAGCAGCGAAACTTCGTGAAGAAGATCCAGAACGTTACGTACAATTATCAAAAGAAAGTATGAAAAAACATGTGGAAGCAATGCTTGCAATGCAAGAAAAAGGCGCGATTACATTTGATTACGGAAATAACATTCGCCAAGTTGCTTTCGATGAAGGATTAAAAAATGCATTCGATTTCCCAGGATTCGTTCCAGCATTTATCCGTCCGTTATTCTGTGAAGGAAAAGGACCATTCCGCTGGGTAGCGCTTTCTGGTGATCCAGAAGATATTTATAAAACTGATGAAGTAATTTTACGTGAGTTTGCTGATAACGAGCATTTATGTAACTGGATTCGTATGGCTCGTCAGCAAGTTGAGTTCCAAGGCCTTCCATCACGTATTTGTTGGCTTGGTTACGGTGAGCGCGCAAAATTTGGCCGCATCATTAATGAAATGGTGGCGAATGGTGAATTATCAGCACCGATCGTTATCGGTCGTGACCATTTAGATTGCGGATCAGTAGCATCTCCAAACCGTGAGACAGAATCGATGAAAGACGGCAGTGATGCAGTAGCAGACTGGCCAATTTTAAATGCATTAATTAACAGTGTAAACGGTGCGAGCTGGGTATCTGTTCACCACGGTGGTGGCGTTGGTATGGGTTATTCACTTCACGCTGGAATGGTTATTGTTGCAGATGGAACAGAAGCAGCAGCAAAACGTATTGAGCGCGTATTAACTTCTGATCCTGGAATGGGTGTTGTTCGTCACGTAGATGCTGGATATGACTTAGCTGTTGAAACAGCGAAAGAAAAAGGCGTTAACATTCCAATGATGAAATAA
- the hutH gene encoding histidine ammonia-lyase: MITLTGHTLTVEEMKRLLLEGEGVTACPTSMQKVAECREVVEKIVEDGKVVYGITTGFGKFSDVLIQKDDVKALQHNLIQSHACGIGDPFPEEVSRGMLILRANTMLKGVSGVRPLVVNMLLEFVNRKIHPVVPQQGSLGASGDLAPLSHLALVLLGEGEVFYKGKRVHAMVALTEEGLEPIELEAKEGLALINGTQAMTAQGVLSYIEAEATAYQAELIASMTIEGLQGIIDAFDENVHKARGYKEQVEVASRIRDILQDSKLVTKQGELRVQDAYSLRCIPQVHGASWQVLNYVKEKLEIEMNAATDNPLIFDGGEKVISGGNFHGQPIAFAMDFLKVGMAELANISERRIERLVNPQLNDLPPFLSPEPGLQSGAMIMQYAAASLVSENKTLAHPASVDSIPSSANQEDHVSMGTIASRHAHQIIQNARRVLSIEMICAMQAAEYRGIENMSTVTKTFYHQGRQQVPSITNDRIFSTDIENITHWLKTNYSIKERLDVNAAL; the protein is encoded by the coding sequence ATGATTACGCTAACAGGACACACATTGACAGTTGAAGAAATGAAGAGGTTGTTACTTGAAGGTGAAGGTGTAACAGCTTGCCCAACTAGTATGCAAAAGGTGGCAGAGTGCCGCGAAGTTGTCGAGAAAATTGTAGAGGACGGAAAAGTCGTTTACGGTATTACAACTGGTTTTGGAAAGTTTAGTGATGTGCTTATTCAAAAAGATGATGTAAAGGCACTTCAGCACAACTTAATTCAATCACATGCATGCGGGATAGGCGATCCATTTCCTGAAGAAGTATCACGCGGTATGTTAATTTTACGAGCGAACACGATGCTTAAAGGAGTATCTGGTGTTAGACCGCTTGTTGTAAATATGCTTCTTGAGTTTGTAAATCGTAAAATTCACCCAGTCGTTCCGCAACAAGGTTCACTTGGTGCGAGTGGCGATTTAGCACCTCTATCTCATCTTGCTCTTGTTTTATTAGGTGAAGGTGAAGTGTTCTATAAAGGGAAGAGAGTGCATGCGATGGTTGCTCTTACAGAAGAGGGCCTTGAGCCGATTGAACTTGAAGCGAAAGAAGGTCTTGCGTTAATTAATGGCACGCAGGCGATGACAGCGCAAGGAGTACTATCTTATATAGAAGCAGAAGCAACGGCTTATCAAGCTGAATTAATTGCTTCTATGACAATTGAGGGATTACAAGGCATTATTGATGCATTTGATGAAAATGTGCATAAAGCACGCGGTTATAAAGAGCAAGTGGAAGTAGCGAGCAGAATTCGTGACATCCTTCAAGATAGTAAGTTAGTGACAAAACAAGGAGAACTTCGTGTACAGGATGCATATTCACTTCGTTGTATCCCACAAGTACACGGTGCTTCTTGGCAAGTTTTAAATTACGTGAAAGAAAAATTAGAAATTGAAATGAATGCAGCGACAGATAACCCACTTATTTTTGATGGCGGGGAAAAAGTAATTTCAGGTGGTAACTTCCACGGACAACCGATTGCATTTGCCATGGACTTCTTAAAAGTTGGAATGGCAGAACTTGCAAATATTTCAGAGCGTCGTATTGAACGCTTAGTAAATCCGCAATTAAATGATCTACCACCATTTTTAAGTCCAGAGCCAGGACTTCAGTCTGGTGCAATGATTATGCAATATGCAGCGGCTTCACTCGTTTCAGAAAATAAAACGTTAGCACATCCGGCGAGTGTAGATTCAATTCCATCGTCAGCTAACCAAGAAGATCACGTGAGTATGGGGACAATCGCTTCACGTCACGCACATCAAATTATTCAAAATGCAAGACGCGTTCTTTCTATTGAGATGATTTGTGCGATGCAAGCAGCAGAATATCGCGGTATTGAAAACATGAGTACAGTAACGAAAACGTTCTATCATCAAGGCCGTCAGCAAGTACCTTCTATTACAAATGATCGCATATTCTCAACGGATATTGAAAATATCACGCATTGGTTAAAAACGAATTATTCGATAAAAGAAAGATTGGATGTAAACGCAGCACTATAA
- the hutP gene encoding hut operon transcriptional regulator HutP: MLLQGTHRIGRMAMLLALADENESPVLSIPKGWKYCTGKVGSMNSQKVVAAMETAAKSTQVIETDVYRETHALYHAIMEALYGVTRGQIQLADVLRTVGLRFAIVRGRPYDGKKEGEWVAVALYGTIGAPVKGSEHEAIGLGINHI, from the coding sequence ATGCTTCTTCAAGGAACACATCGAATTGGTCGTATGGCCATGCTGTTGGCACTTGCGGATGAGAATGAAAGCCCTGTATTATCTATTCCAAAAGGTTGGAAGTATTGTACGGGGAAAGTGGGTTCTATGAATTCGCAAAAGGTTGTAGCAGCAATGGAAACAGCGGCGAAAAGCACCCAAGTTATTGAAACAGACGTTTACAGAGAAACACATGCACTTTATCATGCAATAATGGAAGCTTTGTACGGAGTGACGAGAGGTCAAATTCAGTTAGCAGACGTTCTTCGTACAGTAGGACTTCGCTTTGCGATTGTGCGCGGTAGACCATACGACGGAAAAAAAGAAGGCGAATGGGTTGCTGTTGCATTATATGGAACGATTGGTGCACCTGTAAAAGGATCTGAGCATGAGGCGATTGGTTTAGGAATTAATCACATATGA
- a CDS encoding class I SAM-dependent methyltransferase, which produces MAKRKDIHFRIEEKLLERFEAALHYEGLNKTDVLTHAIQQFCIKVECEKMNDVKRQYSVSNHLQTRINTHKHFEEKRVNVDEVVMEHLQLQGEEKILEVGCANGKFLSLLQTNGHKGHLTGFDQSETMLSEAAIKNKIIEWKLGDASKLPFDANCYDWVIARHMLYHMKDVEKTIQGFHKVIRPGGALLATTNSKVSMPRIVEMCNSMLDAFDLPKTSPAVAPFCLENGKEIIKSVFSTVEETIIHNALIFHHASPIINYISSMFPSLNIPDNMYLHAEMKEWLKKEIEKELSLHNGIWRDPKTIAIYRCKKEKS; this is translated from the coding sequence GTGGCGAAGCGAAAAGATATTCATTTTCGAATTGAAGAAAAATTACTTGAAAGATTTGAAGCAGCACTCCATTACGAAGGTTTAAATAAAACAGACGTATTAACACATGCAATCCAGCAATTTTGCATAAAGGTGGAATGTGAAAAAATGAATGATGTAAAACGCCAATACAGCGTAAGCAACCATTTACAAACACGTATCAATACGCATAAACATTTTGAAGAGAAACGAGTGAATGTAGATGAAGTCGTCATGGAACATTTACAACTCCAAGGAGAAGAAAAAATATTAGAGGTCGGATGCGCTAACGGAAAATTCCTTTCCCTTTTACAAACAAACGGTCATAAAGGACATCTAACCGGCTTTGATCAATCGGAAACTATGCTTTCTGAAGCTGCAATAAAGAATAAAATAATTGAATGGAAACTGGGAGATGCTAGTAAACTTCCTTTCGACGCTAATTGTTATGACTGGGTAATCGCAAGGCATATGCTATACCACATGAAAGATGTCGAAAAAACAATTCAAGGATTCCATAAAGTAATTCGTCCCGGCGGCGCGCTTTTAGCTACAACAAATTCTAAAGTTTCAATGCCTCGTATAGTTGAAATGTGTAACAGCATGCTAGACGCATTTGACTTACCAAAAACATCACCAGCAGTAGCTCCATTTTGTTTAGAAAATGGTAAAGAGATAATAAAATCTGTTTTTTCAACTGTTGAAGAAACAATTATTCATAATGCACTCATTTTCCATCATGCCTCTCCAATTATAAACTATATTTCTAGCATGTTTCCATCGCTGAATATACCTGATAATATGTATCTTCATGCTGAAATGAAGGAGTGGCTGAAAAAAGAAATAGAAAAGGAATTATCACTTCACAACGGTATATGGCGCGATCCGAAAACGATAGCGATTTATCGATGTAAAAAGGAAAAAAGCTAG
- a CDS encoding DJ-1/PfpI family protein — MKKILLFVYPTFAEFEITVATALLKKKYEIITAGLTKELIISETGLQVQPHIELSEVRVEEYEGIIIPGGDAIHMKDAEVLFSVIRQFHEQEKLVAAICAGPYALAKAGLFKEISYTVTIDYKKIDCFPVENFVYEEVVRHSNIITAQGHAFVPFGIAVASYFGVANEHNTNFYGGKGNMMMEKLLPKNV; from the coding sequence ATGAAAAAAATATTATTATTCGTATATCCAACATTTGCGGAGTTTGAAATTACAGTAGCAACAGCATTGCTGAAAAAGAAATATGAAATCATTACTGCGGGTTTAACAAAAGAATTGATTATAAGTGAAACAGGCTTGCAAGTACAACCGCATATAGAATTAAGTGAAGTGCGTGTAGAAGAATATGAGGGGATTATTATTCCGGGCGGAGATGCAATACATATGAAGGATGCGGAAGTGCTCTTTTCAGTCATCCGTCAATTTCACGAACAAGAAAAATTAGTAGCTGCTATTTGTGCTGGACCGTATGCGCTAGCAAAAGCAGGCTTATTCAAAGAAATCTCGTATACAGTGACTATCGATTATAAAAAAATAGATTGTTTTCCAGTAGAAAATTTTGTGTATGAAGAAGTTGTGCGACACTCAAATATTATTACAGCACAAGGACATGCTTTTGTACCATTCGGAATAGCAGTTGCTTCTTATTTTGGAGTAGCGAACGAACATAATACAAATTTTTATGGTGGTAAGGGCAATATGATGATGGAGAAGCTATTACCGAAAAACGTGTAA
- a CDS encoding AAA family ATPase → MRGMVYVISLQGPMASGKTTLAKSLERCGLSVIYENPYQIVEKRKKLNLDMCTKEGFITNQKMFIEAKIKEFQNVKSSVVIFDRGPEDIEFYTLFYPKVIGKEWDIETELKDELYKLRECRSDAIFYLDVSKENVYDRKNNDMTRNRSTFEEQFKLVETEKEWYKQFPVTCVDTNTLTVDELEAYFMGWLKEKGL, encoded by the coding sequence ATGAGAGGGATGGTATACGTAATTTCACTTCAAGGACCGATGGCAAGTGGAAAAACAACATTGGCCAAAAGCTTAGAGCGATGTGGGCTTTCAGTTATATATGAAAATCCTTATCAAATTGTAGAAAAGCGAAAAAAATTAAATTTGGATATGTGTACAAAAGAGGGATTTATTACAAATCAAAAAATGTTTATTGAAGCAAAAATAAAAGAGTTTCAAAATGTGAAAAGTTCAGTCGTGATTTTTGATCGTGGGCCAGAAGATATTGAATTTTATACACTCTTTTATCCGAAAGTGATAGGGAAAGAGTGGGATATAGAAACAGAATTAAAAGATGAATTGTATAAATTAAGAGAATGCCGTTCGGATGCAATTTTTTATTTAGACGTTTCGAAAGAGAATGTATATGATAGAAAAAATAATGATATGACAAGAAATCGAAGTACTTTTGAGGAACAATTTAAATTAGTAGAAACTGAAAAAGAATGGTATAAACAATTTCCTGTAACTTGTGTGGACACGAATACATTAACAGTGGATGAATTAGAAGCATATTTTATGGGCTGGTTAAAGGAGAAAGGACTATGA
- a CDS encoding DUF2621 domain-containing protein — protein MLEGWFSWFIVLWTVILLGLMSIGGYFMFRKFLKRLPKEDGMSILDWEAHYIDQTRHLWDNEQKQLLEELVSPVPELFRDVAKSKIAGKIGELALQENASQITQDLIIKGYIVATPKRDHKFLIKKLQEKEIDYSHYQSLLTKYPS, from the coding sequence TTGCTCGAAGGATGGTTCAGTTGGTTCATTGTATTATGGACTGTAATTTTATTAGGACTTATGTCTATCGGTGGATACTTTATGTTCAGAAAATTTTTAAAACGATTACCGAAAGAAGACGGTATGTCTATTTTAGATTGGGAAGCACACTACATTGATCAAACACGACACTTATGGGATAACGAGCAGAAACAATTATTAGAAGAACTCGTAAGCCCTGTTCCTGAACTATTTCGTGATGTTGCTAAATCAAAAATTGCTGGTAAAATTGGAGAACTAGCATTACAAGAAAATGCCTCTCAAATTACACAAGATTTAATTATAAAGGGATATATCGTTGCCACACCGAAGCGTGATCATAAATTTTTAATAAAAAAACTACAAGAAAAAGAGATTGATTATTCTCATTATCAATCTTTACTAACAAAATACCCTTCGTAA
- a CDS encoding CcdC family protein, translating into MNIVVLSSIVAVCMAVGAMFIRLKAAKKPATLKKIILPPFFMSTGALMYVFPEFRLTPAEMLEAIGVGLFFSIFLIKTSKFEIRGQEIYLKRSKAFVFILIGLLVVRIVFKTYLSQSLDLGQLSGMFFLLAFAMIVSWRIAMYRSFTKLQKEMEKEDGFYNEKDMKLT; encoded by the coding sequence ATGAACATAGTTGTTTTATCCAGTATCGTTGCTGTTTGTATGGCTGTTGGTGCGATGTTTATTCGTTTAAAGGCAGCTAAGAAACCTGCAACATTGAAAAAGATTATACTTCCGCCATTTTTTATGAGTACGGGAGCGTTGATGTATGTTTTTCCTGAATTTCGATTAACTCCAGCAGAAATGTTAGAAGCAATTGGTGTCGGGTTGTTTTTCTCTATTTTTCTTATTAAAACATCTAAATTTGAAATTAGAGGACAAGAGATTTATTTGAAGCGTTCAAAAGCATTTGTTTTTATATTAATTGGATTACTTGTAGTGCGGATTGTATTTAAAACATACTTAAGTCAATCTCTTGATTTAGGACAACTTAGCGGTATGTTCTTCTTACTTGCGTTTGCGATGATTGTGTCATGGAGAATTGCGATGTACCGTTCCTTTACGAAATTACAGAAGGAAATGGAAAAAGAAGACGGTTTTTATAATGAAAAAGATATGAAACTAACTTAA